The window TTGCTAGAGATGGTGAAGATGCTATTCTAAAGGCAAGAGAATTGATGCCGGATGTAATTACCATGGACATTAACATGCCTCTTATGGATGGTCTTACTTCTATGCAGCATATTCTTAATGAATTTCCTAATGTTGCTGTTATTGTTTTAAGCTCACTGTCTCAGGAAGGAGCACTCATCACATTCGAAGCACTTGAACTTGGTGCATTTGATTTTGTTGCCAAGCCGTCGGGAACGGTGTCTTCAAACATATATATAGTTGGAAAAGAGATTATTGAAAAGGTAAAGGCAGGTTATAAATACTCAAGGAAGAACACCATCAGAGGAAGGATTGCAAGAACTAAAGAAATTATAAAACCGGTTCCCAAAAAGTCTATAGTAGGTTCTTCAACTACTACAATCAAAACGGTGGCAACAAAGGTTGTGGTTATTGGAATATCAACCGGCGGGCCCAACACACTTATGGAAGTCCTACCGATGATACCTGCTGATCTTAAGGCAGCTATTATTATTGTACAGCATATGCCTCCAGCATTTACATCAACCTTTGCCAAGAGGATAAACGATGCAAGCATGTTTGATATTAAGGAGGCAGAAATAGGCGACAAAGTGATTAACGGTAAAGGGTTTCTAGCACCGGGAGGGTACCACCTCGTAGTGAGAAAAGAGGGAATTCGCTTAACCAGTACTCCCAAAACATTATTTATGCCTTCTGTAAATGTCACAATGGAGTCTGTGCTGGAATGCTACGGAGGTAAAAATGTAATAGGTGTTTTGATGACAGGTATGGGTGATGATGGGGCTGATGCTATGGTTAAGATTAGAAAGGCTGGAGGCATAACAATTGCAGAGGATGAGTCAACCGCAGTTGTTTTCGGTATGCCTAGAGAGGCGATAGAGCGAGGAGGTGCTGAGATAGTTGCACCCTCACATAGAATTCCCAATGAAATAATAAGGGCAGTAATGCGATAGGAGAATGGAGAAAGTTATGGACATTAAAATTAATGAAAAGACATGGGAAGTATTAGTGCATGAAAAAGAAAATATTATAGATTTTTGGGAAAAGGAAATAAAGTTAAACAGAATTATAAAAAAGGGTGTTTTATCGGATAATGATGTAAAAAGCTTCTGCACACAACTTGCAAACGTTTTTCTCGAATTGGTCAGAGAGGAAAAGGCATCATTAAGTTCCATGGATTCAAATGATGTAAAAAGATCGTTGGAGTTATACTCCAAAACAACGGCAGCAAAAGGCATGACTCCTACTGAAATAAGCATGTATATATATTCGTTAAAGACTATAGTTTTTAAGGCTTTACAAAAAAAATTCGGTGATGATATTGTTGCATTAAATTTAGAAATCATAAGGTTGTCCGATTTGTTGGACAAGATGGGGTTATTTACATTCGACCTTTATGTAAAGGAAAGGGAAAATATTATTTTGCGGCAGCAGCAGGATATGTTGGAGCTGTCCACACCAGTAATAAGTGTGTGGGACAGGATTCTGGCAGTACCCCTTATTGGCACACTGGACAGTAAAAGAACTCAGCTCATAATGGAGAAGCTTCTTGAAATGATAGTTTCAACAGGTTCGATGGTTGCAATTATTGATATTACAGGAGTGCCTGCTGTAGATACGCTTGTTGCAAATTACCTTCTTAAGACAGCAAGTGCCACCAAATTATTGGGAGCAGAAATTATTATTACTGGCATAAGCCCAGCCATTGCACAGACCATGGTTCATCTTGGGGTGGATTTGTCCGGGGTTGTGACTAGGGCTCTGATGGCAGACGGTATAAAATTGGCATACGATATGCTGGATTATAGAGTAGTAAAAGTTAGAAAGAACTAGTTATATTGGAGAGATATAAATGGAGAAGATACCTATATTAAAAATTAATAACATACTTATTGTATCCTTACAAGGGGATTTGACTGACAAAAGTGTAGCAAACCTTCAGCATGATATCTTGAGTAAAATATACAAGACAAAAGCGGTAGGGGTCCTTATTGATATATCGGTATTGGATATAATCGATTCATTTTTAGGTAGGGTTATTTCAGATACAGCCAGGATGATAAAATTATTGGGTGCTGAAATCATGATAACAGGCATGAAGCCTTGTGTTGCCATCACACTGGTTGAACTGGGGCTTCAAATAGGAAGTGTCAATACGGCCTTGGATATGGAATCAGGAATAGAGAAGCTTAAAAGAGAAATTAGACTTCATGGCATAGAAGAAATTGATGAGTCATCTTTACCAGCGTATATGGAGGAAAATGCGGTCGAGCTGAATGACCAGCCGGGAGAGGAAGAAGATGATAGTTTGTGAGGTTTGTATAAATGAGGAACGTGATATAGTGACTGCCCGGCAGAAAGCTAGAGAAGCAGCCAAAGATATGAATTTTGGTTTGGTGGATCAGACCAGGATTATAACTGCTGTAAGTGAGCTCTCTCGAAATATCTATGAGCATGCCGGAAAAGGGAGGGTTGTTATTGAAGTTATCTCTAACGGATCACAAAAAGGTCTTATGTTTTCGTTTATAGACGAAGGGCCAGGAATTGAAGATATCGATCTTGTTATGAGGGAAGGATATACTACCGGAAAGGGTATGGGATTGGGGCTTCCGGGAAGTAAAAGGCTTATGGATTACTTATCAATAACTTCTCAGGTTTTAAAAGGGACAAAAGTTGTAATCAAAAAATGGGTGTAGAGGGCGTGATCAAAATAGAGATATTAGACATCAGGGGTGAGTATGATATTGGAACAGCAAGGCGGAGTATAGCTCAAAAATGCACGGATATGGGATTTAGTCAGCATGAAATAGGCGAAATCTCTATTGCTGTTACCGAACTGTGCACCAATTTAATTAAGCATAATGCTATTGATGGAAAAGTAATATTTACTGAACTTTGCGAAGGAGGTAGAAAGGGAATAGAGATCATTGCCAAAGACAAAGGTCCCGGGATAGCTGATGTAGATGAAGTATTAAGAGATGGATTTTCGACAAAAGGCACTATGGGTACTGGGTTAGGTGCTGTTAAAAGGCTTATGGATTCATTTGAGGTTTATTCGAATATTAAGAGAAATAAATATTTAAAGTACCCCTTTGAAGAAATATGTGAAGGTACAGTGGTTACAGTGAAGAAGTGGTTAACAGGCAAAATCATTCCCTTTAATGATGAGATAAAGCTAAGTGTAATGAGCAGGCCGTATCGTGGATTTAACATCAACGGTGACTCATATTATGTGAAGAACCTTAAGGGAAAAGAAATCTTTGCAGTTATAGACGGACTTGGGCACGGACATGAAGCACATATAGCTTCAGCATTAGCTGCAACTATAATAGAAGACAATATTCACAAAAACCTCACTGAAATTGTATTTGCTGTTGATTCTGCACTAAAACCGACACGCGGAGCTACAATGGGAATTATAATTATAGATAAGTTTAAGAAAGAATTTGAATATTGTTCAATAGGAAATATAGACATAAGGTACATTGGTGAGAATGGGACTGAGATTATGATGCCTACAAACGGTATACTGGGCGGTAAAGTAAACAGTATAAAGGTTCATAGGCGGATTTACAATAGCGGTGCTGCCATAGTAATTTGTTCGGATGGGATTTCCACAAGGTGGGGAATTGATAACTATCCGGGAATACTGCTAAAAAACCCGGCTATTTTATCCAATTCTATTATGAGGGACTTCGGCAAGGAAAATGATGATGCAACTGTTTTAGTTGCTTTTATATAAGGCGATGAATATGAAAAAAGATTGTTTAAGTTGTTATCTGTTATTTAAATATATGATGGATGAAAAAAAGAGGCTTGAGGATGAAATAAACAAGCTAACCGAGGAGCTTTTGGAAACTAATTCCGGAGTTTTAGCGATTGTTCAGGAATTTGAAAAATCCAATGAAAGCCTCATTAGAAATGATGAAGAAAAGAATAAGTTTCTTGAAAACCTGAAAAAGGCCAATAAGGAACAGCTAGATAAAATAAAGGCACAGGAAAAGGCATTGATGCAGGCTGATAAAATGGTTTCACTAGGACATCTGGTAGCCGGTGTTGCTCATGAAATCAATAATCCTACGACTTTTATTAGATCAAACATAGAGTTGTTGCAAAAATATTGGAATATTGCAGTAAACCATATCGTAATGGAAGACGATCAAAGGGTCCAAGTTGTGGTAGAGGACTTTGATGAAGTTTTAAAGTCTATGTATAAGGGCACTGAGAGAATAATGGATATCGTAAATGGACTGAAATTCTTTTCAAGACAGGAAAAGGTAGGATACAGCCCAATTGATTTATTTGAATGTTTGAATGATTCATTAAAATTAGTTAGGAACGAAGTCATAAGGCATAAGATTACATTTATAAACAGCATACAAAAGGGTGAGTATATAGTAAATGGTTCTAAACAACAACTGGAGCAGGTCTTTATAAATTTAATACTAAACTCTATAAAAGCGATAGCAAAGAAAAATGCATCTGAGGGCTGTATTGAAGTACAGGCGAAAACAAAAATCCATAATCTTGCATCTGTTTTTGTAAGGGATAATGGATGCGGCATTAAGGAAGAAAATTTAAGTATGATATTTAATCCTTTTTATACCACGCATCTGGATGAAGGGGGGACAGGACTGGGGCTTTCAATCGTTTACGGAATAATAAAAGAACACCATGGCACCATTGACGTGTCAAGCAGGTTAAATGAAGGGACTGAAATAATTATAACCATGCCTTTATTTGAGAAAAACCTGTTATGAGAATTTCCAGGATTACGTAGAAGGAGGACCAAAAATGGATGAGCATATTAATATATATTTCGAAGATGCTTTTGACTTCTTGCAAAATGCGGAGGAGGCACTATTAAGGCTAGAGGAAGGATATTCTCAAGATGATATCAATCAGTTATTCAGATCTGCTCACTCCTTAAAAAGCTCTTCTGCTTCTGTAGGATTTGATGAAATCGCAAGCCTTACACATAAAACTGAGGATATGCTGGACCTTTTAAGAAAGGGAAGTTTAAAGCTGGATAAATATATTATAAATCTCTGTTTTGAAGCCTTTGATACTACTAAAAAATTTGTCTGTATAAGGGCTGATTCTCCAGGTGAAGGCCTGCCAAAAGATATGGCTGATTTTTCAAAAGAAATTGAAGCTGAAATATCAAAGCTTTTAAAGGACAAGCACGAAAAGATTGAGCATAAAGAGATAAGTATGAACTTCCATAAGGATCATGAAATATATAACAACACTTTTTTTGTATATCTGGTATTTGAGAAGGATACTCCCATGCTAAATGTCAGAAGATTCATGCTTTTAAATGCAATAAACGATATGGGAGCGGTTTTGTATTCTAGTCCATCCCACCAGGTTATGGTGGACATAAGCAGTGAGGATAGTAATAAAACATATCAAAGTATTATATCAACAAACAGGAATGAAGATGAACTGCTACAGCTTCTTGATGTTGGTGATGTAAAGATGATCAAGATTATAAATGTTACCGGTGAATTTATAGAAGAGAGTGAGATTAGATTCAAGTCAAAAGACATAAATTTTTTTGATACATTTTTTAATAATTTTAAGGCAATTGCCAATCTGGTATTTAATTTTTCAAAGGATACGGGTTTTCATGAGTTGAACAGCTCACAAACTATACAATGGCTATATAAAGTACTGGAAGGTACTTTAGAAGAATTCAGATTTCATATAGATACAAGGAGACTTGTAAAGTTTAAAGAGGATATATTTGTTTTAATTGAAATTCTGGCTCATTATTTGGAATACCCCAATTATGCATCTGACAATACAATAGCGTTATTGCAAAAAGTTTACATAGATATTATAAGAGAAATCTATGAATTGATAGAAAATAACATTGTTTTTAGAAAAATCAAGTTGCATGCAAAATCTCAAATATCATCACTTCATGAGGTGACCTGCCGCATTGATAAAAATGTTTTTAAAAATATTATAATAGACATCAGTGAGATTGATATGATTGAACCGGAAGATATAAAAACGTTTATTACAATTAACAGAGATCTTACTGATGACAATATCGGCTTTTTTCTCATTAATAATGGGATTTACAGGAAAAGGATTTACAATATACTTGATTCAATAAATGATATTGAGCCTTTTAAAATCTATTACTCAGAAGTTGAAGCAATTATGGGATTTAACTGGGGTAGTAGAAGAAAGCACTTTAGAATGGAGGGTTAGACAAATGAATAAACAAAACTACAAGATCCTTATTGTGGATGATGAAAGGGATATACTTGAATCCCTGAAAAAAAATCTTGTTTTGGAGGGCTATCGTGTTGAGACAACTGACGATCCAGAAGAAGCATTGGAAAGGATCAAGAACGATAAATTCCATATTGTTTTGACTGATATAGTTATGCCAAAAATGGATGGAATTGAGCTTTTAAGAGAGATTAAATCCTATGATGCTTTGGCTCAAGTAATAATGATGACGGGCTATTCGACTATGGATAAAACAATTAAGTCATTGGAAAGTGGTGCTAATGATTATATTCTTAAGCCATTTAAAAGTGTTGAGCATGTAATTAGCATAATTAACTTGTCAATAGATAAGCTGGAAAGATGGAGGGACTCAATCAGGGGAATTGTAAAAGAAATCTAAGAATTATTATTGGCAGGTATAAAACCAAGGATGGGGTGAACATATGAGCCTTTCAAAGCAAAATAATACTAAAAGTCTACCTGTACTCATAAGAAAACTTAAAAATGAAAAAAACAGATTTAATCAGGAAGTGTTGATTGAAAAGATCAGCTGTTTTAAGTCGGAACAATCTGCAAGCCAGATCATACCCTTATTGAGATCTGAAGATGCTTATCTGAGAAATGCTGCAATTGAAATATTACAAAACATAGGTGAAAAAAGCGTAAACATACTTGGAGAAGTACTTAAAGATAATGATAAAAATATTAGAAAATTTGCTTTGGATGTATTAAAAGAAATAAGAACAGAAGAAAGCAGCAGCTTGGTTTTGGAAGCGTTGAGGGATGTTGATAATAATGTACTTCAAACAGCTGTTGAAGTTATTGGAATACATAGGTATAAAAAGGCTTTGCCTATACTTTTATCAATATTTAAAACAGAAAAGAATATATGGGTACTGGATTCTTTAATTAATGCAATTGGAAACTTCCAGCATGAAGGCTTTGCTGCAATTGTAGAGGAAAAGATTGAAACTGGCAATTTTGATATTCTGGAGAAGAATGTTCTGGTGAATTCATTTGTCAGAGTTTTAGGTAAAGTTGGAACATTAAGTGACCTGGAGAAGGTTGTTGATACTTATATAAACGAATATAAAATCAGTGATGAAACCCTTATACGATGTATAAGCGAAATCATTAACTCAAATGAAATAGTGTCTTTAAGTTTAAGATCCTTAGAGATAATAGAAGGTTTATTCAAGGAAAAGCTAAGGTATGAAAATGAAAAAGATACAATCATATTCATTAAGGCGGCTACAAAGATTCAACTAAGTTTTTATCTTAAGGATGTAAGTGGGCTTATCAAAAGGTTTCAACATATGGAATTTTTTGAAGAAAGCCTTTTAGAGATAGTATGCCAGCTAAATATTATTCCAACAGAATTTATAATAAGTTTACTTGAAGATGACGATACCGATATAAAATTTTTTGCTCTAAAGATAATCAGGAATAAAAAGGTTGAAGGGCTAAGGCTTGAGATTGAAAAGATGCTTGATGTAAATGAAATCAAGGTAGTGAGTGAGGCACTTCGCATTATATGTGATATAGAAAGCTATATGAATGAAGAAATTTTAAAAAGGTTCTCTGCTTCTAATGATACTGATTTAAGTACAATAGCACTTGAAGGCTTGATAAATCATGGAAAGCTTGATAATGGATTATCCATCAAGTGTTTGAAGCATCAGAATAGAAGTATAAGAAAAATGGCTGTTAAAAGGCTGATATCAAGCCAAGATAAGGTGGATTTTGATGAGGTTACAGCTATAGTAAAAGACTTTAAAGAAACAATAGGGCTTGAAGCTTTGGAGGTCATTTTGAGATTGGATAATGAAAAGGCAGAGAGCTTGATAAAGCAGATAATCGATTGTGATACCGCAAGTACACGTAAAAAGCTTGTTGAAATAATAGATTTACTTGAAAATGAATCCTACTCATTTTATATTAATATACTTGCTAATGACTCAGACCACCTTGTAAGAAGAAATGTTATAAAATCTCTTTGTAAAAGAGTAAACCACAGCTCATTTAAATTATTAACAACACTCTTAGAAAATGAGACAAATAGTGATAACAAGTATGAGATTATATCAGAGATATATAAATTTAAAGAATCTGAAAGTTTTGATATTCTGATATCATATTTGGAGTGTGATGACATACTTCTAAAACTTGCAGCCATAGAATCTTTGGGACATTATGGCGATAAGAGAGCAATCGGATATTTAGGTAAATATACTGGTAGTGATATCCCCGATATATGTGACAGTACAAAAGAAGCACTTGAAAGACTGGGGGTATAAACATGATTCTTTTGGATGATTTATACATAAAATTTATAGATGTAATATACAAAAGAACAGGGCTTTATTATGAGCCAGCTAAGAAGTATTTTGTCCAGAAAAGGCTCGAGAAGCGCATTGAAGAGCTGGAGTTGGAAAGTTTTAAAGAATATTACCAGCTAATAAAGTTCTCATCGGACCAGTCGGAATTTAATCAACTCATTAATGATCTCACAGTCAATGAAACATATTTTTTTAGGGATTTTCCTCAGTTGGAAAATTTTGCAGAAGAAGTGCTGCCCCAATATATTAAATATAAAGAATCAAAAAAAGATTACAAATTAAAAATATGGAGTGCAGCCTGTTCAACTGGAGAGGAGCCATATACTTTATCCATTATCCTTATGGAAATGCTGGAGGAGTATGATAAATGGGACATACAGATACTTGCTACAGATATAAATACTGAGGTGTTAGCCACGGCACAGAGGGGGATTTACGACAGCAGATCAGTAAGAGATGTTCCAGAAGAATACCTGGGTAAATACTTTACTTCTAGAAACGGTAAGCATCTGATAAATTTAAACGCCAGGAAGTCGGTTGTTTTTAAACAATTAAACTTCATGGAATCACAAGAGATGAGGAACATAACAGGTTGTGATTTTATATTTTGCAGAAACTGCCTTATTTATTTTGATGATGATTCCAGAAAAAAGGTTATAGAAAGCATGTATAACAGCTTAAATTCATGCGGCTATATATTCTTGGGCCACTCTGAATCAATAGGCAGAATTTCCTCTGCATTCAATGTACAGAGGATTGGAAAAACAATCGTATATTCAAAACCTTAAACGGAGGGAATCCTTATGACTAAAAATATTTTAGTAGTAGACGATTCTGAAATGGTTAGAAATTACCATAGTTTTATTCTTGGGATGTTCAAGTATCAAGTTTTTACTGCTGAAAACGGTATGATCGCATTAGAGAAGGTGTTGAGTGAAAATTTTGATCTTATTGTTACCGATATAAACATGCCCAAAATGGATGGATATGAGTTTATAAAGAAAATAAGGGAAAACG is drawn from Pseudobacteroides sp. and contains these coding sequences:
- a CDS encoding response regulator transcription factor, whose amino-acid sequence is MTKNILVVDDSEMVRNYHSFILGMFKYQVFTAENGMIALEKVLSENFDLIVTDINMPKMDGYEFIKKIRENEIAVPIIVISTEDEMKDRMKGLRYGANTYMVKPTEPEKLVTTINLLLKNEG
- a CDS encoding Hpt domain-containing protein; translation: MDEHINIYFEDAFDFLQNAEEALLRLEEGYSQDDINQLFRSAHSLKSSSASVGFDEIASLTHKTEDMLDLLRKGSLKLDKYIINLCFEAFDTTKKFVCIRADSPGEGLPKDMADFSKEIEAEISKLLKDKHEKIEHKEISMNFHKDHEIYNNTFFVYLVFEKDTPMLNVRRFMLLNAINDMGAVLYSSPSHQVMVDISSEDSNKTYQSIISTNRNEDELLQLLDVGDVKMIKIINVTGEFIEESEIRFKSKDINFFDTFFNNFKAIANLVFNFSKDTGFHELNSSQTIQWLYKVLEGTLEEFRFHIDTRRLVKFKEDIFVLIEILAHYLEYPNYASDNTIALLQKVYIDIIREIYELIENNIVFRKIKLHAKSQISSLHEVTCRIDKNVFKNIIIDISEIDMIEPEDIKTFITINRDLTDDNIGFFLINNGIYRKRIYNILDSINDIEPFKIYYSEVEAIMGFNWGSRRKHFRMEG
- a CDS encoding response regulator — encoded protein: MNKQNYKILIVDDERDILESLKKNLVLEGYRVETTDDPEEALERIKNDKFHIVLTDIVMPKMDGIELLREIKSYDALAQVIMMTGYSTMDKTIKSLESGANDYILKPFKSVEHVISIINLSIDKLERWRDSIRGIVKEI
- a CDS encoding sensor histidine kinase, which gives rise to MKKDCLSCYLLFKYMMDEKKRLEDEINKLTEELLETNSGVLAIVQEFEKSNESLIRNDEEKNKFLENLKKANKEQLDKIKAQEKALMQADKMVSLGHLVAGVAHEINNPTTFIRSNIELLQKYWNIAVNHIVMEDDQRVQVVVEDFDEVLKSMYKGTERIMDIVNGLKFFSRQEKVGYSPIDLFECLNDSLKLVRNEVIRHKITFINSIQKGEYIVNGSKQQLEQVFINLILNSIKAIAKKNASEGCIEVQAKTKIHNLASVFVRDNGCGIKEENLSMIFNPFYTTHLDEGGTGLGLSIVYGIIKEHHGTIDVSSRLNEGTEIIITMPLFEKNLL
- a CDS encoding ATP-binding SpoIIE family protein phosphatase, which gives rise to MIKIEILDIRGEYDIGTARRSIAQKCTDMGFSQHEIGEISIAVTELCTNLIKHNAIDGKVIFTELCEGGRKGIEIIAKDKGPGIADVDEVLRDGFSTKGTMGTGLGAVKRLMDSFEVYSNIKRNKYLKYPFEEICEGTVVTVKKWLTGKIIPFNDEIKLSVMSRPYRGFNINGDSYYVKNLKGKEIFAVIDGLGHGHEAHIASALAATIIEDNIHKNLTEIVFAVDSALKPTRGATMGIIIIDKFKKEFEYCSIGNIDIRYIGENGTEIMMPTNGILGGKVNSIKVHRRIYNSGAAIVICSDGISTRWGIDNYPGILLKNPAILSNSIMRDFGKENDDATVLVAFI
- a CDS encoding anti-sigma regulatory factor, coding for MIVCEVCINEERDIVTARQKAREAAKDMNFGLVDQTRIITAVSELSRNIYEHAGKGRVVIEVISNGSQKGLMFSFIDEGPGIEDIDLVMREGYTTGKGMGLGLPGSKRLMDYLSITSQVLKGTKVVIKKWV
- a CDS encoding chemotaxis response regulator protein-glutamate methylesterase → MVKIKVLIVDDSALMRKAIKEILSTDSSLEVVGFARDGEDAILKARELMPDVITMDINMPLMDGLTSMQHILNEFPNVAVIVLSSLSQEGALITFEALELGAFDFVAKPSGTVSSNIYIVGKEIIEKVKAGYKYSRKNTIRGRIARTKEIIKPVPKKSIVGSSTTTIKTVATKVVVIGISTGGPNTLMEVLPMIPADLKAAIIIVQHMPPAFTSTFAKRINDASMFDIKEAEIGDKVINGKGFLAPGGYHLVVRKEGIRLTSTPKTLFMPSVNVTMESVLECYGGKNVIGVLMTGMGDDGADAMVKIRKAGGITIAEDESTAVVFGMPREAIERGGAEIVAPSHRIPNEIIRAVMR
- a CDS encoding STAS domain-containing protein; this translates as MEKIPILKINNILIVSLQGDLTDKSVANLQHDILSKIYKTKAVGVLIDISVLDIIDSFLGRVISDTARMIKLLGAEIMITGMKPCVAITLVELGLQIGSVNTALDMESGIEKLKREIRLHGIEEIDESSLPAYMEENAVELNDQPGEEEDDSL
- a CDS encoding protein-glutamate O-methyltransferase CheR; translation: MILLDDLYIKFIDVIYKRTGLYYEPAKKYFVQKRLEKRIEELELESFKEYYQLIKFSSDQSEFNQLINDLTVNETYFFRDFPQLENFAEEVLPQYIKYKESKKDYKLKIWSAACSTGEEPYTLSIILMEMLEEYDKWDIQILATDINTEVLATAQRGIYDSRSVRDVPEEYLGKYFTSRNGKHLINLNARKSVVFKQLNFMESQEMRNITGCDFIFCRNCLIYFDDDSRKKVIESMYNSLNSCGYIFLGHSESIGRISSAFNVQRIGKTIVYSKP
- a CDS encoding STAS domain-containing protein, with the protein product MDIKINEKTWEVLVHEKENIIDFWEKEIKLNRIIKKGVLSDNDVKSFCTQLANVFLELVREEKASLSSMDSNDVKRSLELYSKTTAAKGMTPTEISMYIYSLKTIVFKALQKKFGDDIVALNLEIIRLSDLLDKMGLFTFDLYVKERENIILRQQQDMLELSTPVISVWDRILAVPLIGTLDSKRTQLIMEKLLEMIVSTGSMVAIIDITGVPAVDTLVANYLLKTASATKLLGAEIIITGISPAIAQTMVHLGVDLSGVVTRALMADGIKLAYDMLDYRVVKVRKN
- a CDS encoding HEAT repeat domain-containing protein; the protein is MSLSKQNNTKSLPVLIRKLKNEKNRFNQEVLIEKISCFKSEQSASQIIPLLRSEDAYLRNAAIEILQNIGEKSVNILGEVLKDNDKNIRKFALDVLKEIRTEESSSLVLEALRDVDNNVLQTAVEVIGIHRYKKALPILLSIFKTEKNIWVLDSLINAIGNFQHEGFAAIVEEKIETGNFDILEKNVLVNSFVRVLGKVGTLSDLEKVVDTYINEYKISDETLIRCISEIINSNEIVSLSLRSLEIIEGLFKEKLRYENEKDTIIFIKAATKIQLSFYLKDVSGLIKRFQHMEFFEESLLEIVCQLNIIPTEFIISLLEDDDTDIKFFALKIIRNKKVEGLRLEIEKMLDVNEIKVVSEALRIICDIESYMNEEILKRFSASNDTDLSTIALEGLINHGKLDNGLSIKCLKHQNRSIRKMAVKRLISSQDKVDFDEVTAIVKDFKETIGLEALEVILRLDNEKAESLIKQIIDCDTASTRKKLVEIIDLLENESYSFYINILANDSDHLVRRNVIKSLCKRVNHSSFKLLTTLLENETNSDNKYEIISEIYKFKESESFDILISYLECDDILLKLAAIESLGHYGDKRAIGYLGKYTGSDIPDICDSTKEALERLGV